The Streptomyces collinus DNA segment GACCAGAACAGCTACCGCTGGGGCTACCGCAACCCCAACAGCGGCAAGACCGCGGAGCTCGAAGGCTTCGACATCGACCTGGTCCACCGCATCGCCGAGGACATACTCGGCGACCCGGACGCCGTGCAGTTCAAGGCGATCCCCACCGACCAGCGCATCCCGGCCATCAAGGACGGCCGCGTGGACATGGTCGTCCGCACGATGACGATCAACTGCGCCCGCATCGCCGACGTCGCCTTCTCCGCGCCCTACTTCAAGACGGGCCAGCAGGTCCTGGCCCCGAAGTCCTCCCCCGTCGAGGGGTACGACGACACGCTCGCCGGCCGCAGGATCTGCACGGCGGCGGGCTCCACCGCGTACTCCACCCTGGAGGCGGACAAGAAGGACGGCGACCTCCCGGCCAGTACCGACATCTCCACCACCGTGCCGAACCAACTCGACTGCCTGGTGCGGCTCCAGCTCGGCGAGGTCGACGCCGTCGTCACCGACGGCGCGCTCGCGGCGAGCCAGGCGGCACAGGATCCGACGGTCCAGCTCAAGGGCGACGCCTTCACTGCCGAGTACTACGGCGTGGCGATGAAGAAGGACGCGGACGACCTGGTACGCCGGGTCAACCAGATCCTGGTGGACTACCGCAAGGACACCGCGAACGGCTGGCAGGCGTCGTACGACCATTGGCTGTCGGCAACACTGGGCAAGGATGCGAAGAAGTCGGAACCACCGGCACCGCAGTACCTCCGCACCACCGGCTGACACCCTGCTGAACCCGCGAGCACCCCACACCAGAAGACGACAGACGACACGCGACACACAACGGCAGCGAGAGGTGATCGATGGGCGTCACGGGACCCACCGGGCCGGTGATGGACCGGGACGAGGTGGACCGTGCGCTGGCGCGGCTCGGCGCGGAGCACGAGGCGATCGAGACCTCGCTCCTCGCCCTGCAGGACCACGCGGGCCGCAGACTCCTGGAGGGCGCCGAGCTCACCGGCGTCACCCAGGAGCGCTGGACGGCCACGGAGGCGTCGATCACGCTGCTGTGGACGTACTTCGACGCGTACACCGACGCGCTGCGCTCCGCCCGCGACATCCGTTCCCGCCGCCGCTGGTCCAGCCGCGAGGACCTGGCGGAGCTGACGGAACTGCTGAACGGCGACGCGGTCACCGTCGCGGGCAGCGCCACGGCGACGGCCAACGCCCCCACCCTGCACGGCAGTCCGACGAAACTCAGCGAGCGCTACTCGCTCACCACCCTCGTCGACCGGATGAACGAGCTGTACGCGACGAGCCTGGACATGGTGGTCGCCGCGGACGCGGTCTGGTCGGCCCTGCCGGCCCGGATCGACCTGCTCGCGGCGGAACTCCAGCGCACCCGGCGGCTGGCGCACTCGGTCGGCGTGCGCCCCGGCGAGCACCCCGCGGGCGACGACCTGGAGCGCATCACGCGGATACTGACGAAACTGCGCGAGCAGGTCGTCTCGGACCCGCTGGCCTTCTGGGTGGCCGCGGAGGGCAGTTCGGCGCCGGGCGGCGGCCGGCCGGACACGACGGTGTACGACCGCGAGGCGCGTGCGCTGGACGACGTACGCCGTGAGATCGACGCCGTACTGACCGTCCGGCAGGACGCCGAGAAGCGGATCGTGAAGCTGCGGGACCTCCTCAGCCGCGCGGACCGCACGCTGGCCGAGGCGCGCACGGCACGCGGCGAGGTGCTGGCGAAGATCGCGGCGACGGAGGTGCCGGTCGTCAGCGGCCCGCCGACCGTCCTGCAGGAGCAGCTGGCGGCGGCCGCGGAGTACCGCAGGCAGGCGCAGTGGCACCGGCTGTCCCCGCTGCTGGAGTCGCTGGAGCAGAAGGCCGAGGACGAACTGCTGCGCGCCCGTGAGTCATTGACCGCGGTCACCGCCCCGCTGGCGGTCCGCGCCGAGCTGCGCGGCCGGCTGGACGCGTACAAGGCGAAGGTCGCCCGGCACGGCTTCGCCGAGGACACGCTGCTGGTGGAGCGGTACGAGAAGGCGCGCCGCATGCTGTGGAGCGCCCCGTGCGACCTGCGCGCGGCCGAGCAGGCGGTGCTGCGCTACCAGCACGCGGCGGCGGAGCTGTTCGGCGGCCCCAGGGTGCCGGAGCAGGGTGTGCCCGAGGACGACCGGAGGGGGCCGGGCGCGTGAGCGACGAGGGGGAGTCCATGAGTCAGGCACCGCAGGAGCCGCCCGGCGCGCAGCCACGCACCTGCCAGCGTCCCGCCTGCGACGGTACGTACGAGGACGTGGGCGGGGGCGAGCTGTACTGCGACACCTGCGGTCTGGCCCCGGTCGTCGCGGCCGGGGGTCCCCCCTCCGGGGACGGCATGGTCGCTTCGCCCCCCACCGGCGTGACCGCCGGCGGCAGGGGCGGCTCCCGCGGGTCCGCGGGCAGCGGCAGTTCCCGCTCCAGCGGCCGCAGTTCGCGGACGTCGTCGCAGTCGTCGAAGTCGCGCCGCTCGGTGTCGGGGCGCCTGTCGCGGTCCCTGTCGGGCAAGTCGACGGGCCGCTCGGTGTCGGTGCGCAGCTCCGGTTCGACCGCCGGTTCCGGGTCCCGGGGCCGGCTGGGCGCCGGTCTGGTGCAGGTGCCGCCGATCCCGCGGCCCGACCCGCGCGAGATGGTCCTGGACAACCCCGAGGTGCCCGAGCGGAAGCGGTTCTGCTCGCGCTCCGACTGCGGCGCCCCGGTGGGCCGGGCGCGCGGCGACCGTCCGGGCCGCACGGAGGGCTTCTGCACCAAGTGCGGCCATCCGTACTCCTTCGTGCCGAAGCTCAAGGCCGGGGACGTGGTGCACGGCCAGTACGAGGTGGTCGGCTGCCTGGCGCACGGCGGGCTGGGCTGGATCTACCTCGCCGTCGACCGGGCGGTCTCGGACCGCTGGGTGGTCCTCAAGGGCCTGCTGGACACGGGCGACCAGGACGCGATGGCGGCGGCGATCTCCGAGCGGCGCTTCCTCGCGGAGATCGAGCACGCCAACATCGTGCGGATCTACAACTTCGTGGAACACCTGGACCAGCGCACGGGTTCGCTCGACGGCTACATCGTCATGGAGTACGTCGGCGGCAAGTCCCTCAAGGAGATCGCCAACGCCCGCCGCACCGCCCAGGGCAGGCGCGACCCGCTGCCGGTGGAGCAGGCGTGCGCTTACGGCATCGAGGCGCTGGAGGCGCTCGGGCACCTGCACAGCCGGAACCTGCTGTACTGCGACTTCAAGGTCGACAACGCGATCCAGACCGAGGACCAGCTGAAGCTGATCGACATGGGCGCGGTGCGCAGGATGGACGACGAGGAGTCGGCCATCTACGGCACGGTCGGCTACCAGGCCCCGGAGGTGGCGGAGGCGGGCCCGTCGGTGGCGAGCGACCTGTTCACCGTCGCCCGCACCCTGGCCGTTCTGACCTTCGACTTCCAGGGCTACACGAACGTCTACGCCGACTCCCTGCCCGACCCGGACCACATCGAGGTGTTCCGGCAGTACGAGTCGTTCTACCGGCTCTTGGTCCGTGCCACCGACCCCGACCCGGCCCGCCGGTTCGCGTCCGCGCAGGAGATGACCGAGCAGCTGACGGGTGTACTGCGGGAGGTCGTCTCCCTCCAGACGGGCCGCGCCCGCCCGGCCCTTTCGACACTGTTCGGGCCGGAACTTCGGGTGACGGACACGGAGTTGTTCCCGAGACTGGACGGCGAGGTGTCCCGTCTGGGGGCCCGGGTGGTGCGGCGGAGCGGGGCTCGTGCCGGTGCTCCCGCCGCCCTGCCCGATCCGCAGCGGCCGGGGCCCGCACACAGCCTCGTCAAGCCCGTCGACACCCCCTCCGCCGCGTTCGCCCTGCCCGTCCCGCGCGTCGACCCGACCGACCCCAACGCCGGTTTCCTGGCGGGCCTGATGACCTCGGCGCCCGCGGAACTGCTCGGCGCCCTGGCCGCCGCGCCGGCCCCGTCGATCGAGACCCGGCTGCGGCAGATCCGGGCCTGGCTGGAGACCGGTGATCCGGCCGCCGCACTGCAGGCGCTGGTCGCGCTGGAGGGCGAGCGGCCCGACGACTGGCGGGTGGTCTGGTACCGGGGCGTGGCCGCGCTGGTCACGGGCGACGACGAGGGCGCCGCGCTGGCCTTCGACGCGATCTACGACGCCTTCCCGGGTGAGATCGCGCCCAAGCTGGCACTGGGCCTGTGCGCGGAGGTGCTGGGGCAGCTCGACAACGCCGCCGAGTACTACCGGCTGGTGTGGTCGACCGACCCGAGCTACGTGAGCGCCGCGTTCGGCCTGGCCCGCGTCCAGCTGGCGACCGGGGACCGGCTCGGTGCCGTACGGACGCTGGAGTCGGTCCCGGAGTCCTCCATCCACTACACGGCCGCCCGGGTGGCGGCCGTGCGGGCGCGGCTGCGGCAGCGCACGGCGAGCGCCTCCGACGCGGCGTTCCTGGGGGATCTGACGGCGGCCGCCGCGCAGGTCGAGGCGCTGGAGGCGTACGGTCTGGATCCGGCGCGGCGGGAACAGTTGTCGGCCGAAGTCCTCGGTTGCGCGCTGGACTGGGTACTCTCCGGGGGCCAGGGTTCCGCCCCTCCCGCCGCCGGGGGACGGACGCTGCTCGGCAGCGGCCTGGACGAGCGGGGCCTGCGTTTCGGCCTGGAACGCTCGTACCGCACGCTGGCCCGGCTGGCGCGGGGCGGCGAGGAGAGGATCGACCTGGTGGAACGTGCCAATCGTTACCGCCCCCGGACGTGGGTGTAGTTGATGTCGCAGATGCCCCAGTTGTCCGCCTGCCCGAGTTGCGAGGAACCCCTCGAATCGGGTGACCGTTTCTGCGGCGCGTGCGGATATGACCTGTCCGCCGTGCCGGAACGGCCGCAGGACAACCCGACCATCACCATGAACGGCTCGGTGCCCGGACAGGGCGCTCCGGCCGGCGAGTATCCCGAGCCCCCGTCGGCGCCCCCCGCCGGCGCGGCCTGGCCCGCCCCCGGGCCGGACGGCACGGGAGCCCCGGAGGCGGTGCACCTGTCGACGGACCTGCCGGGCACGGACTCGGGCGGCTCGGCCCTGCCGCCTCAGGCGCCCCCGCCACCGAGTGCCCCGCCGGCCGCGGCCGCGGGCGTGCGCTTCGACCGGCCGCGGCAGCCCGACGGGGCTGCGGTGGCGCCGGAGATCTACCAGACACAGCCCGACGAGTACCTCCTCCAGGCACCGGACCCACGGGTGTCCGCCGAGCCGGCGGCCCAGGCCGCGGGCGCCGGCGGCAAGGTCTGCGTCGCCTGCCGGGCCGGCCGCGTGGACGACGACGGCTACTGCGAGAACTGCGGCCACGCCCAGCCGCGCGAACGGGACCACATGGAGCAGGAGTCCGGCCCCCTGGCCGCGGTCAGCGACCGCGGTCTGCGCCACCACCGCAACGAGGACGCGTTCGCCATCGGCACCACCACGCTGCCCGACGGCTCCCCCGCCTCCGTCGCGATCGTCTGCGACGGCGTCTCCTCGGCGACCCGCCCCGACGACGCCTCCGCGGCGGCGTCCAAGGCGGCGGGCGAGACGCTGCTGGCGGCCCTGCCGCGCGGCACGCACCCGCAGCAGGCGATGCACGACGCGATCCTCGCCGCCTCGCGCGCCGTCAACTCGCTCGCCGCGGAGCCCGCCACGGCCCTGGAGCAGGCCCCACACCAGAACGCCCCCGCCTGCACCATCGTCGGCGCCGTGGTGACGTCGGGCCTGCTGATCGTCGGCTGGGTCGGCGACAGCCGCGCCTACTGGGTGCCGGTCGACCGGAGCGCTCCCCCCGCCCGGCTCACCGAGGACGACTCCTGGGCCGCGCAGATGGTCGCCGCGGGCCTGATGAACGAGGCCGAGGCCTACGCCGACGAGCGCGCCCACGCGATCACCGGCTGGCTCGGCGCGGACGCCTACGAACTGGAACCGCACACCGCCGCGTTCAAGCCGGACCGCCCCGGTGTGGTGGTGGTCTGCACCGACGGCCTGTGGAACTACGCGGAGGCGGCCGAGGAGATGGCCCGCGTCGTCCCGCTCGACGCGGCCACGCAACCGCTGCACAGCGCCCGGGTGCTCGTCGGCCACGCCCTGGACGGCGGGGGCCACGACAACGTAACAGTGGCGCTCGTGCCGTTCCCGGCCGTGCCCCAGGGGGCAGGATCGGCCTGAGGCCACGTACGGGGACGCCTCGGCGGACCGGAGGGGACCGGTCCGCCTACCGTCATCACCTCGCCGCGGCGGGGGCTTTGGAGGGGGATCGAAGCAGGCATGGCCAATTTCTCGAAGTCGAACGTGCCCCAGTTCTCGGTGGACGTCTACCAGAACGAGTACCTGCCGGAGGGCGCCGGCGAGGTCAACGCCATCGTCACGGTGACGGCGACGGGCGGCGGCACCATCGGCACCGCGGTCGCGGCGCCCCACCTCTACGCGCCCGGCCAGGGCCCGTCCGCGGCCGTGGCGATCATGGTCGACTGCTCGGGTTCGATGGACTACCCGCCGACCAAGATGCGCAACGCCCGCGACGCCACGGCCGCGGCGATCGACACCCTGCGCGACGGCGTGCACTTCGCGGTGATCGGCGGGACCCACGTGGCGAAGGAGGTCTACCCGGGCGGCGGGCGCGTCGCGGTCGCCGACGCCACCACCCGCGAGCAGGCCAAGCAGGCGCTGCGCTCGCTCAGCGCCGGCGGCGGCACGGCCATCGGCACCTGGCTGAAACTGGCCGACCGCCTGCTGTCCTCCGCCGACGTCGCGATCCGGCACGGCATCCTGCTCACCGACGGCCGCAACGAGCACGAGTCACCCCAGGACCTGAAGGCCGCGCTCGACGCCTGCGCCGGGCGCTTCACGTGTGACGCGCGCGGCGTGGGCACCGACTGGGAAGTGAAAGAAGTCACAGGGATCGCCTCCGCCCTGCTCGGCACCGCCGACATCGTCGCCGATCCGGCCGCGCTCGCCGCGGACTTCACGCGGATGATGGAGACGGCGATGGGCAAGGAGGTCGCGGACGTCTCGCTGCGGCTGTGGACCCCCGTCGACACGACCGTGAGGTTCGTCAAGCAGGTCGCACCGACGGTCGAGGACCTGACCGGCCGGCGCACCGAGGCGAGTCCGCGCGCCGGCGACTACCCCCTTGGTTCCTGGGGAGATGAGTCGCGTGACTACCACGTCTGCATCGAAGTCCCGGTCGCGAACATCGGGCAGGAGATGCTGGCGGGCCGGATCTCCCTGGTCATTCCGCAGCCCGACGGCAGCGTCCAGAACCTCGGCGCGCAGGGTCTGGTGCGGGCCGTGTGGACGGACGACATGGCCGCCTCGACGTCGATCAACCCTCAGGTCGCCCACTACACCGGGCAGGCCGAACTGGCACAAGTCATCCAACAAGGTCTGGATCTTCGTAAGTCCGGAGATATGGACGGAGCAACGGCCAAACTGGGCCGGGCCGTTCAGCTCGCCAGTGCCTCCGGAAACGCGGATACTGCGAAACTGCTTGCGAAGGTGGTGGACGTGGTCGATGCCGCGACCGGTACTGTGCGACTGAAGGCGAAGGTCGCGGAGGCTGACGAGATGACGCTCGAAACCCGTTCCACCAAGACCGTTCGCGTGAAGAAGTGACCTAGAAGAGATCGAAGGAGGGACGCGCCGACATGCCGACCTGCCCGAACGGACACCAGTCGGGTTCCGACGACTGGTGCGAGGTCTGCGGTCACCGCATGGCGGGTGCCGTGCCTCCGCCTCCTCCCCCGCCGCCCCCGCCCGGCGGCTACGGCTTCCCGCCCCCGCCCGGCCAGGGCGGCCCGCAGGGCCCCGGCGGCCAGCCCGGCGGACGCCCGCCGCACCTGTCCGCCGTACCGAACGCCGAACCGGAGCTCTGCCCGCAGTGCCGTACGCCGCGTGAGGGCGGCGCCCCGTTCTGCGAGGAGTGCCGGTGGAACTTCCTGACGAACACGGCGACGTCGTACACCCCCGCGGCCCCGCCGCCCGGCCCCGGCGTGCGTTTCCAGCCACCGGGCCGGCAGGGCCCGCCCGGCCCGTCGTACGGCGGCGGTGACTCCTACGAGTACCAGGGCTCCCGCCCGTCGCAGGTGAACCGCCCCGCCGAGCCGATCCCTCCGTTCGGCGGCGACCCGTCCGGCCGCCCCGGCCCCGGTGGCCCCGGTGGCCCCGGTGGCCCCGGCCCCGGTGGCCCCCAGGGCGGTGGCTACGGCTACCCGCAGCCCGGCGGTGCCCCGACCTCGCCCGGCCCCGGCGGCCCGGGTGGTCCCGGCGGCTTCGGCGGCCCGGGCGGTCCCGGTGGTCCCGGTGGTCCGGGAGGTCCCGGCGGTCCCGGCGGCTTCGGTGCCGACCCCTCGCGGCCGGTCCCGCCCCCGCCCGGACCCGGCGGTCCCGGTGCTCCGCAGGCGTTCCACCAGTCCGGCCCGCAGGCCCCGCCCGGATTCCCGCAGGAGACCCAGCGGCCCCCGCAGCAGGGCGGTCCGTCCTTCGGCGGCGGTGACGACGACTGGGTGATCTCCCCGCCGACGTCCGGCCCGGGCGGCCAGGGCGGCCCCGGACAGGGCGGCTACGGCTACCCGCAGCCCGGCGCGACGCAGGCCCCGCCCGGACCCGGCGGCTTCCCGCAGCAGCCCCAGGCACCGCAGGGGCCCGCGACGTGGACGGCGACCATCGGCCCGGACCGCGACTACTTCATGGCGATGATGCAGCGCTCCGGCCCCGAGGCCACGGGCCTGAACCTGCCCGCGTACTCGCCCGAGCAGCAGCGCACGCTCACCGGCAACCAGCTCACGATCGGGCGCCGCCGGCATTCCACCGGCGACACCCCCGACATCGACCTGTCGACGCCGCCGGAGGACCCGGGCGTCTCGCACCAGCACGCGGTGCTGGTGCAGCAGCCGGACGGCAGCTGGGCGGTCGTCGACCAGAACTCGACGAACGGCACGACGGTCAACGGCTCGGACGAGCCGATCCAGCCCTTCGTCCCCGTACCGCTGCAGGACGGCGACCGGGTGCACGTGGGCGCCTGGACGACCATCACGATCCGCCGCGGCTGAACCCCCGCCCGGGCAGCCGCGTCACGACGGGAGGGGCCAGGCGTACGGCCCCTCCGGGTCGTCCAGCCAGGCCCACTGCCTCTCGCCGCTGACGGTGATGCCGTAGCGCTCGCGCTGCGGCCTGCCCTCCTGCTCCCACAACGCGTGCGCCTCCTGCGGGTCGAGGCTGCCGCGGGTCAGGGCCAGCAGGAAACGGAACAGGTCGTCCTCCCGGGCCCGGTGCGGCACCCCGCCCAGCTGGACCGGCTCGCCCCCGGGCCGGCCGGCGCCGCGCAGCGGCACGAAGTAGGCGGGCGTGTGCAGGAAGCGTCCCTCGGCGAGCCCGGCGCCCGTCACCGTCAGCATGATCAGGCCGGTGGCGAGCGGCACGAGGATCCGGCCGCCGGGGCGGCTCTGGGCGACCCAGGCGGGCGGGACGCCGCCCAGGGCGCAGGTGGCGATGATCCGGTCGAACGGCGCGCGCTCCGGCACTCCCCGGGCGCCGTCGCCGGTGACGACGACCGGGTGGTACCCGGCGGCTGCCAGGTGCCGGCGGGCCGACTCGGTGATCTCCGGGTCGAGGTCGACGGTGGTGACCTTGTCGTCGCCCAGCCGGTGGGCCAGCAGCGCCGCGTTGTAGCCGGTGCCGGCGCCGATCTCCAGGACCGTGTGGCCCTCCGCGACACCCAGCGCGGCCAGCATGTCCGCCATCAGGGACGGCTGGCTGCTGGAGGACACCAGCTCGCCGTCGCGCAGCCGGGTGGCCAGCGGGGTGTCCTCGTAGGCGCCCCGCATCCACCGCTCACGCGCTCCGGGGTCGGTGCTCTCTCCCCAGCGGCGTTCGTAGCCGCCCGCGACGCCGACGTAGTAGTACGGCACGAAGAGGTGCCGCGGTACCGCCGCGAAGGCCTCCCGCCAGCCCGGGTCGGCGTCCCAGGCCCCGCTCGCCCCGATCCGCCGCACCAGCGCCTCCCGCGCGGCGGCGGCGAGATCGTC contains these protein-coding regions:
- a CDS encoding glutamate ABC transporter substrate-binding protein, whose translation is MAVVCALVALVALCLPLTTDTTSAQNTTAATQTARTAAEEDCEAPEKQTLSPSSADGDTIRAIKNREGEKRKLIVGVDQNSYRWGYRNPNSGKTAELEGFDIDLVHRIAEDILGDPDAVQFKAIPTDQRIPAIKDGRVDMVVRTMTINCARIADVAFSAPYFKTGQQVLAPKSSPVEGYDDTLAGRRICTAAGSTAYSTLEADKKDGDLPASTDISTTVPNQLDCLVRLQLGEVDAVVTDGALAASQAAQDPTVQLKGDAFTAEYYGVAMKKDADDLVRRVNQILVDYRKDTANGWQASYDHWLSATLGKDAKKSEPPAPQYLRTTG
- a CDS encoding methyltransferase domain-containing protein; the protein is MGGYAPGRELDDLAAAAREALVRRIGASGAWDADPGWREAFAAVPRHLFVPYYYVGVAGGYERRWGESTDPGARERWMRGAYEDTPLATRLRDGELVSSSSQPSLMADMLAALGVAEGHTVLEIGAGTGYNAALLAHRLGDDKVTTVDLDPEITESARRHLAAAGYHPVVVTGDGARGVPERAPFDRIIATCALGGVPPAWVAQSRPGGRILVPLATGLIMLTVTGAGLAEGRFLHTPAYFVPLRGAGRPGGEPVQLGGVPHRAREDDLFRFLLALTRGSLDPQEAHALWEQEGRPQRERYGITVSGERQWAWLDDPEGPYAWPLPS
- a CDS encoding vWA domain-containing protein, producing MANFSKSNVPQFSVDVYQNEYLPEGAGEVNAIVTVTATGGGTIGTAVAAPHLYAPGQGPSAAVAIMVDCSGSMDYPPTKMRNARDATAAAIDTLRDGVHFAVIGGTHVAKEVYPGGGRVAVADATTREQAKQALRSLSAGGGTAIGTWLKLADRLLSSADVAIRHGILLTDGRNEHESPQDLKAALDACAGRFTCDARGVGTDWEVKEVTGIASALLGTADIVADPAALAADFTRMMETAMGKEVADVSLRLWTPVDTTVRFVKQVAPTVEDLTGRRTEASPRAGDYPLGSWGDESRDYHVCIEVPVANIGQEMLAGRISLVIPQPDGSVQNLGAQGLVRAVWTDDMAASTSINPQVAHYTGQAELAQVIQQGLDLRKSGDMDGATAKLGRAVQLASASGNADTAKLLAKVVDVVDAATGTVRLKAKVAEADEMTLETRSTKTVRVKK
- a CDS encoding FHA domain-containing protein translates to MPTCPNGHQSGSDDWCEVCGHRMAGAVPPPPPPPPPPGGYGFPPPPGQGGPQGPGGQPGGRPPHLSAVPNAEPELCPQCRTPREGGAPFCEECRWNFLTNTATSYTPAAPPPGPGVRFQPPGRQGPPGPSYGGGDSYEYQGSRPSQVNRPAEPIPPFGGDPSGRPGPGGPGGPGGPGPGGPQGGGYGYPQPGGAPTSPGPGGPGGPGGFGGPGGPGGPGGPGGPGGPGGFGADPSRPVPPPPGPGGPGAPQAFHQSGPQAPPGFPQETQRPPQQGGPSFGGGDDDWVISPPTSGPGGQGGPGQGGYGYPQPGATQAPPGPGGFPQQPQAPQGPATWTATIGPDRDYFMAMMQRSGPEATGLNLPAYSPEQQRTLTGNQLTIGRRRHSTGDTPDIDLSTPPEDPGVSHQHAVLVQQPDGSWAVVDQNSTNGTTVNGSDEPIQPFVPVPLQDGDRVHVGAWTTITIRRG
- a CDS encoding serine/threonine-protein kinase, translating into MSQAPQEPPGAQPRTCQRPACDGTYEDVGGGELYCDTCGLAPVVAAGGPPSGDGMVASPPTGVTAGGRGGSRGSAGSGSSRSSGRSSRTSSQSSKSRRSVSGRLSRSLSGKSTGRSVSVRSSGSTAGSGSRGRLGAGLVQVPPIPRPDPREMVLDNPEVPERKRFCSRSDCGAPVGRARGDRPGRTEGFCTKCGHPYSFVPKLKAGDVVHGQYEVVGCLAHGGLGWIYLAVDRAVSDRWVVLKGLLDTGDQDAMAAAISERRFLAEIEHANIVRIYNFVEHLDQRTGSLDGYIVMEYVGGKSLKEIANARRTAQGRRDPLPVEQACAYGIEALEALGHLHSRNLLYCDFKVDNAIQTEDQLKLIDMGAVRRMDDEESAIYGTVGYQAPEVAEAGPSVASDLFTVARTLAVLTFDFQGYTNVYADSLPDPDHIEVFRQYESFYRLLVRATDPDPARRFASAQEMTEQLTGVLREVVSLQTGRARPALSTLFGPELRVTDTELFPRLDGEVSRLGARVVRRSGARAGAPAALPDPQRPGPAHSLVKPVDTPSAAFALPVPRVDPTDPNAGFLAGLMTSAPAELLGALAAAPAPSIETRLRQIRAWLETGDPAAALQALVALEGERPDDWRVVWYRGVAALVTGDDEGAALAFDAIYDAFPGEIAPKLALGLCAEVLGQLDNAAEYYRLVWSTDPSYVSAAFGLARVQLATGDRLGAVRTLESVPESSIHYTAARVAAVRARLRQRTASASDAAFLGDLTAAAAQVEALEAYGLDPARREQLSAEVLGCALDWVLSGGQGSAPPAAGGRTLLGSGLDERGLRFGLERSYRTLARLARGGEERIDLVERANRYRPRTWV
- a CDS encoding PP2C family serine/threonine-protein phosphatase, with the translated sequence MSQMPQLSACPSCEEPLESGDRFCGACGYDLSAVPERPQDNPTITMNGSVPGQGAPAGEYPEPPSAPPAGAAWPAPGPDGTGAPEAVHLSTDLPGTDSGGSALPPQAPPPPSAPPAAAAGVRFDRPRQPDGAAVAPEIYQTQPDEYLLQAPDPRVSAEPAAQAAGAGGKVCVACRAGRVDDDGYCENCGHAQPRERDHMEQESGPLAAVSDRGLRHHRNEDAFAIGTTTLPDGSPASVAIVCDGVSSATRPDDASAAASKAAGETLLAALPRGTHPQQAMHDAILAASRAVNSLAAEPATALEQAPHQNAPACTIVGAVVTSGLLIVGWVGDSRAYWVPVDRSAPPARLTEDDSWAAQMVAAGLMNEAEAYADERAHAITGWLGADAYELEPHTAAFKPDRPGVVVVCTDGLWNYAEAAEEMARVVPLDAATQPLHSARVLVGHALDGGGHDNVTVALVPFPAVPQGAGSA